The genomic DNA TCATCCAGCACCAGCAAATTCGGCTTTTTCATGACCAATAGTGCCAGCCGCAAGCGGGACCATTCTCCACCAGACAGCATACTAACGGGCTTAAACACATCTGCTCCGTAGAACAAATACTTCGCCAGCAGCCCTCGCGCCTCGCCTTCCTCCACACCTGCTTCTTCCTTGAAGTACACAAGCACGGTCGCACGGCTATCCCGCTCTCTTTCCTGCTGGGCCAAATATCCATACTCCACGCGTGCTCCCCATTGCACCATGCCTGCATCCGCGCTCTCCTGACCAAGCAGCAGCTTGAGCAGCGTCGTTTTTCCCGAACCGTTATCTCCCAGCAGCGCCACCTTTTCACCAAACTCCAGACTGCCTGTAGCCCCTTTTAATATCTGGCGCTCTCCATAGGCTTTGGCGATTTCTTCAAATTGCAGCACCCTGCGACCCGAGCGATCGTCCAGCTTCAAGTGAAACTCGGCACCCTGAGGGTCCAGCACAGGCCGCTTCACCAACTCCATACGCTCCAGCGCCTTACGAATCGAGTTCGCTTTTTTAAAAAACTTTTCGTTATCCCCATTACGTCCCCACTCTTCAAAACGCCGAATGGCCTCTTTCATCTTCTTGATCCGCTTTTGTTGTTCCTTGTAGTCCTCGAATTGCAGCAGCAGTCGTTCTTCCTTTTCCTTGACGTAGCCACTGTAGTTTGCATAATAAGTAAACGCCTCGCCATCCTCCAGCTCAATCATCTTGACGGCAACGCGATCCAGAAAATAACGATCATGGGATACAACCACACACGCGCCCGTATAGCTCTGCAAAAATTGCTCCAGCCATTCCAAACCTTTTAAATCCAAATGGTTGGTCGGCTCATCCAGCAGCAACAGATCCGGTCGTCCGATGAGTTGGGACGCGAGTGCAATTTTCGTTTTCTCCCCACCAGACAGGGAACCGAAGCTGCGCGTATACATGGCTTTGGCAATGCGCAGCCCGTCGGCTACCTGATCGATATTCGCATCCATTTTATAGCCGCCGCTTCGCTCAAACCGTTCTTGCAAGGCGGCATACGATTGCAGCAGCTTTTCCAAACGATCCGCATCCACAGCTACAACCGGATCGGACATTTCACGCTCCAGCTCGCTCATCTGATTGCGGCAATCCTTCAGCTCACGATAGGCGTAAGCCAGCGTTTCGTACACGCTCAAGTGTTCAAACTCCGCCGGAATTTGCGGCAAATAGCCGATTTTCGTATCCTTGGCGATGACGAGCTGTCCTTCATCCGGTTGGGACAAACGCGCAATGAGGCGTAACAGGGTGGTTTTACCGCTTCCGTTGCGACCGATGAGTCCCACCTTTTCCCCCGTATGAATATCAAACGATGCACCGTCCAGAATCAGATTGGCACCGTGGTATTTTTTCAATTGTTGACCGTTCACAATATACATGTCTAGGCTCTCCTTTATTTAGGAAGACCCTTACCCGCGCAACACAAAAAGAGCCGCAGGAGCTAGTAGCCCGCGACTCTTTGGATGATACACAATCCGTTCGAGTTAAGGTAGGCGTCTTCTCGCGATGTTTACAACCGTATGATTAAAATTGGACAGACTTCTCCCGTTGTACGGAAAAGTATGCATAATGCCAGCCATAGCAATCGGCAGCTGGCTAATACGGTTGTTCAGCATCTCGTGATTCACCTACCTCACCTCCTTCTTCATAATTGCGTGTAGTATAGCATATTTTCTCACCTTATAAAAGAGGGGAATGCCGTATCGAGCTATAAAATGGATTGGTGCCCGTGCCCTCTGGCGGCCTGCGATGTCCCGCTTCTCGTAATCGAAAATACGCCGCATACAAAAGCAACCATCACAAAAGCCCCGCCTACCCAGGCATTCGTGGCAACCGATTCACTATTCTCAATCACCGCACCTCCCAGGGCTGAGCCGAGGGCAATCCCGATCTGGAGAGCAGAGAAATTGAAGCTTTGCTGAATGCTACCCGATTCGGGGGCATTTTCGATGAGATAGCTCTGCATCGGCGGGGACAAGGCCCAGCTCAATATACCCCAGATGATCAGCAACGGCGCAAATACATACAACGAGTGAACCGAGAATGGCAGCAAGAACATTACGGCGATAAATACGCCCACAATGATCAAAATACTTTTCGCTGTGCCAAAACGATCCGCCAAAGAGCCGCCAATAAAACCGCCCCCAACGGCCGAAAGTCCAAATACAAAATAGGCGACACTAATCCACGATGGATTCAAACCCATCATATTCTCCATAAATGGAGTGAAATATGCATACAGTGTGTAATGACCCGCCAACGTTAGCGTAGTCACCAGATGCGCACTGATCACCTTCACATTTTTCAAGGATTTCAGTTGCTCGCCCATCGGCACGACATGCTCCGTCGGAATCCGCTCCATAAACAGGTTCATGACGATCATAGCAACTACCGTCAACACGGCGATAATGAGGAACAGCACCCGCCAACCAAACGCATTTCCAATCAGCACCCCGGCTGGAATACCAAGCACGATGGACGAGCTAACCCCCATGGAGATCACACCGAGAACCCGGGCCTGATAAGCCTTGGACACCACTTTGACGGCAATCGTCAGCGATAACGTCACAATCAATGACCCACTTGCGGCGGTAACGATACGGGATATAAATAAGACCGCATAATTCGGACTCCAGAAGGCCAACAGGCTTCCCAGAATAAAAATAAACATCGACCACAGGTATAGCCGTTTTCGTTCAATTCTGGCAGTCAGCGCCAATAAAGTCGGCCCGGCGATGGCGTATACGAGCGCATAGATCATAATAAGCTGTCCCGCCGTGCTTACGGAGACATTCAAATCCTGCGCAATCTGGGGCAGAACGCCACCGATAATTAACTCCACCAGTCCCACCGTAAAGGTCGCAATCGTTAAGATAACTACTTTAAAGTTCATTACATAAGCTCCTTTGCTGTCATGTAAATCCCTCGATATACGTAAAAAAATCCTGACCACAAGAAATGTACAAGACGCACATTTTTGTAATCAGGATTTATCGGTTCCTGGTAGAGACCCTCAAACCATATTATTGAGGTTATACAAATGGGACATTCATTGATCACGCATCACGAGGTTATAAATATTACTATAAAGGAGGCTAACCCGAAGTTCAACCCCCTAAAGCTGTAAAAATTCACTCATGGCGCGATCCGATAGATACGGTAAGTATTCATGGCCGTATTCGTGATACAGGAGCATTTCCTTGTCCGATACGATTTTATTGTACACCGCATACTGTGTGGAGGGCGGACAAACCGTATCCGACAGCCCCGTCACAAATAGCACCCGACCACGAATACGATCTGCCAAATGTTGAATGTCGATGTAGCCCAATCGGTGAAATAACTCCTCCTCGCGCACATGATTCGGATCGAACCAGCGAAAATAATACACCAGCTCCTCATATGCAGACGTGGTGGCATCCAGCGCCCAAGCTCTTTTATAGTCCGACAGGAACGGATATACTGGCACCGCAACACGCACACGTGGCTCCAATGCAGCACAGGCAACTGTCAATGCTCCCCCTTGGGAGCAGCCGAATGCGCCGATTCGATCAGGGTCTACCTGCTCCATCGACATCAGAATGCGAACCGTCTGCACGGTATCCAGAAATACATTGCGGTAATACAATCGGTCCGGGTCCGGGTCGTCGATTCCCCGGATGATATGCCCGCGAATCGTCGTTCCCTGAACCTGCAAGTTGTCCTCAGACAAACCGCCTTGCCCACGACAGTCCAGAGCCAGCACGGTAAATCCATGTGCCGCATAGCTCACTTTATCGAACCAGTCCCCACTGTCACAGGAATATCCGTGAAACATCGCCAAAGCCGGACCTTTTTCTGTAAAATGCTTGGGTCGGACGAGCTTTCCATGAACCTTCGCTCCGCCTACCCCTGTAAAATACAGATGAAAGCACTCCACCAGCGGTGAGACAAAATCGGCTGGCTCCAGCGTGTAATCCAGCGGCTGCCGTTCCAACTCCTGCAACGCCCGTTCCCAGTATGCGTCAAAATCCGACGGCTTCGGGCTACTGCCCGTATACGACTGCAATTGCTGTAAAGACATATCCTCCGGCATTCGAGTTCCCTCCTACATCCGGCCCGACTCATGGTCGTCTGCGACCACTTCATCCGTTGCGATGACATACTTCATCATGTCGGATACTGTCGTGTATGCAACACCTACATACGTATCGGCGGCTCCATAATAAATCGCAATTCGTCCGGTGTCCGCATCATGCAGCGTAGCACACGGGAATACCACATTCGGCACAAAGCCCCGTTCCTCGTACCATTCCTCTGGGGTCAGCACGAAATTGGAGGAACGATATTTAACCTTAGATGGATCATCCAGGTCAAGGACGGCTACTCCCATGCTGTATACCAGCCCATTACACGTGCCCGTCACCCCGTGGTAGAACATGAGCCAGCCCTCGGTCGTCTCAATCGGAGCTGGCCCGCCGCCAATCTTCACCGATTGCCACCAGCCCTGTCCGCCCTTGCTCATCACATGACGGTGCTTGCCCCAATACACCAGATCCGGGCTTTCACTGAGAAAGATATCGCCGAACGGCGTATGACCACTGTCGCTCGGACGGGATAGCAACACATAGTTTCCGTTTAATTTGCGGGGGAACAGTACACCGTTTCGATTAAACGGCAGGAACGGATTTTCCAATCGCACAAAGCTTTTAAAATCCTTCGTTTGCGCCATACCCAACGCCGCACCGTAAAAATCGGTACACCAGATGATATAATACGTATCCTCCACTCGAACCAGACGCGGATCGTAAGCATAATTAGGCTGGTAATCGTTTCCTTCCTCATCTACCAAATGCAAACGTTCCGTTTCAATGTCCCAAGCCAACCCGTCGTCGCTCCAGCCCAGATGCAAATGCGGGCGTCCATTAATCGTTTCGGCCCGAAACACCCCCACAAATCGCCCCTCATACGGAGCCACCGCGCTGTTGAAAATACGGGCAATGCCCGGCACCGGATTTCGTCCAATGACCGGATTCTCCGTATGTCTCCATACCGGAGCCTCACTGCCTTTAGGCTTATCCTGCCACGGCATTTTAGCCAGACTGTTTCCCACAATTCGTACGCTACCTACATCCAAATCCACGTTTAATTTACTCATACATATGCTCTCCTCTCACCGAGACACTTGATTTTATCGTTTTTTCTATTTCACTGAACCCTGTGCAAATCCGTTATAGATATATTTTTGTAATGCCAAAAATGCAATTAACGTTGGAATAATAGCAATGATTATACCCGCGCTAATCACTTCCCATTGCGAGCCATACGGCCCTTTAAACTTGAACAACGCCGTCGAAATGACCTGAAGGCTTGTTTTGGGCATATACAGAAACGGGGTGTAAAAATCGTTGTAGATATTAACCCCTTTGATAATAATGACCGTCACAATGGCGGGCTTGAGCAGGGGCAAAATAATGCGCCAGTAGATGGTCAGATAGGACGCGCCATCCAGCATGGCCGATTCATCCAGCGCCACCGCAATGGAATCCAGAAATTGCAGAAAAATATACACCGCAATAATATCGGTTCCCAAATACAGCAAAATAGCTGCCCAAGGCGTGTTAAACAGCTCCAGCTTGTTGATAATCTGGAATGTGGATACCTGTGTCGTTACCCCCGGAATGAGGGTTGCGAGCAGAAACGCACCCAGCATAAGGCTTTTCCCCTTAAATTTAAAACGATTCAAAATATACGCGATCATAGAGCCGGTCAACGTCGCGCCGATGATCGAAATGATCAGAATAAAGGCCGTGTTCACAAATCCGGTCAGCATGTTGCCGTTCACAAAGGCTTTGGCATAGTTCGCCCAATTCAGCCAGTTCACCGGGGGAGTCAGAGGACTGGTTGTCGCATATTCAGCCTTCGTCTTCAAGGAAGCAAACAAAATCACGACAATCGGCAGCAGTGCGACGAACGCACCCAGCAAAAGCGCGGCATACTTGATGCCGTTCGCC from Paenibacillus sp. FSL R10-2782 includes the following:
- a CDS encoding alpha/beta fold hydrolase; this translates as MPEDMSLQQLQSYTGSSPKPSDFDAYWERALQELERQPLDYTLEPADFVSPLVECFHLYFTGVGGAKVHGKLVRPKHFTEKGPALAMFHGYSCDSGDWFDKVSYAAHGFTVLALDCRGQGGLSEDNLQVQGTTIRGHIIRGIDDPDPDRLYYRNVFLDTVQTVRILMSMEQVDPDRIGAFGCSQGGALTVACAALEPRVRVAVPVYPFLSDYKRAWALDATTSAYEELVYYFRWFDPNHVREEELFHRLGYIDIQHLADRIRGRVLFVTGLSDTVCPPSTQYAVYNKIVSDKEMLLYHEYGHEYLPYLSDRAMSEFLQL
- a CDS encoding MFS transporter, with the protein product MNFKVVILTIATFTVGLVELIIGGVLPQIAQDLNVSVSTAGQLIMIYALVYAIAGPTLLALTARIERKRLYLWSMFIFILGSLLAFWSPNYAVLFISRIVTAASGSLIVTLSLTIAVKVVSKAYQARVLGVISMGVSSSIVLGIPAGVLIGNAFGWRVLFLIIAVLTVVAMIVMNLFMERIPTEHVVPMGEQLKSLKNVKVISAHLVTTLTLAGHYTLYAYFTPFMENMMGLNPSWISVAYFVFGLSAVGGGFIGGSLADRFGTAKSILIIVGVFIAVMFLLPFSVHSLYVFAPLLIIWGILSWALSPPMQSYLIENAPESGSIQQSFNFSALQIGIALGSALGGAVIENSESVATNAWVGGAFVMVAFVCGVFSITRSGTSQAARGHGHQSIL
- a CDS encoding glycoside hydrolase family 130 protein, producing the protein MSKLNVDLDVGSVRIVGNSLAKMPWQDKPKGSEAPVWRHTENPVIGRNPVPGIARIFNSAVAPYEGRFVGVFRAETINGRPHLHLGWSDDGLAWDIETERLHLVDEEGNDYQPNYAYDPRLVRVEDTYYIIWCTDFYGAALGMAQTKDFKSFVRLENPFLPFNRNGVLFPRKLNGNYVLLSRPSDSGHTPFGDIFLSESPDLVYWGKHRHVMSKGGQGWWQSVKIGGGPAPIETTEGWLMFYHGVTGTCNGLVYSMGVAVLDLDDPSKVKYRSSNFVLTPEEWYEERGFVPNVVFPCATLHDADTGRIAIYYGAADTYVGVAYTTVSDMMKYVIATDEVVADDHESGRM
- the abc-f gene encoding ABC-F type ribosomal protection protein codes for the protein MYIVNGQQLKKYHGANLILDGASFDIHTGEKVGLIGRNGSGKTTLLRLIARLSQPDEGQLVIAKDTKIGYLPQIPAEFEHLSVYETLAYAYRELKDCRNQMSELEREMSDPVVAVDADRLEKLLQSYAALQERFERSGGYKMDANIDQVADGLRIAKAMYTRSFGSLSGGEKTKIALASQLIGRPDLLLLDEPTNHLDLKGLEWLEQFLQSYTGACVVVSHDRYFLDRVAVKMIELEDGEAFTYYANYSGYVKEKEERLLLQFEDYKEQQKRIKKMKEAIRRFEEWGRNGDNEKFFKKANSIRKALERMELVKRPVLDPQGAEFHLKLDDRSGRRVLQFEEIAKAYGERQILKGATGSLEFGEKVALLGDNGSGKTTLLKLLLGQESADAGMVQWGARVEYGYLAQQERERDSRATVLVYFKEEAGVEEGEARGLLAKYLFYGADVFKPVSMLSGGEWSRLRLALLVMKKPNLLVLDEPTNHLDIDSREALEEALNSYTGTVLAISHDRYFVNKLAGRVWELEDGKLASYLGGFDEYRAKKRELEHARFLSTGDAGARTASGSRAAAGGGSGLGRAASVRAASNGTASVARTEAPAGADASRTRPGAAGRLDSPAAGGGSSAGTGARGAKATKSSRTPAVSSERLERAITAKEAELAATDAELEQLGASDDTSHMAELWDARERLQAELDTLLGEWIELE
- a CDS encoding carbohydrate ABC transporter permease, giving the protein MYTLKRTLANGIKYAALLLGAFVALLPIVVILFASLKTKAEYATTSPLTPPVNWLNWANYAKAFVNGNMLTGFVNTAFILIISIIGATLTGSMIAYILNRFKFKGKSLMLGAFLLATLIPGVTTQVSTFQIINKLELFNTPWAAILLYLGTDIIAVYIFLQFLDSIAVALDESAMLDGASYLTIYWRIILPLLKPAIVTVIIIKGVNIYNDFYTPFLYMPKTSLQVISTALFKFKGPYGSQWEVISAGIIIAIIPTLIAFLALQKYIYNGFAQGSVK